From one Streptomyces sp. R41 genomic stretch:
- a CDS encoding aminoglycoside phosphotransferase family protein, producing MSGGHHNRNYVLPLTEAMARRVGREPGTNVTVRIRRPEALPVVIRTWEQEAQILAAIRGVLPHVPECLARRRDSAVHSYVEGVPLSTVCPNGKPVDGLLISALAGLLAQMSQVRREALPPLPDGWSPNDKDSQAFLQTLAHLADRQIRRPNWTDFGGLFAALGIPEDALTQLAARVPPMARRPYSLLHADLHRDNVIVTYRGEPPLICVDWELATYGDPLHDLATHLVRMRYPDFQWGEVVDAWADAIQDTRPAAANGLARDLRHYVAFERAQSVYPDVMRAARSLEDSLDQKSLDQATASVSSALKAAAEPLRLAHVPDEAEVERVLIRWQASRHDRRAGVSRSVTTLAWKPDERLPEHPDFPRWAVRHALIAEGAAPAGRVFKGTAHLNSVVRVPDIAFPVVVRRKVASVCRRERGYLSEHAVLRAIEESGVAVTAPRVLALGESHTKDPFAIHTYVGPQDGVQPPNHPVNGLLPHEADKLVDQLCALTLVDYASLDPTAPDWSGNRDFYEWLCNQLVLLVEGLPKESQQLARVLGLPGARRLKEILFRHRVTSRKPTLLHGDLNPWNLVRRDDSLALTIIDWELAMVGDPLYDLVRHMHLTPTRPEIRDRMFRRWAASLPNTHTKNWKHDWLAYRWLEIVRSSYVDLDRLVTGASLDAPNVRRAVDSYAMTLEAARAALGLPVRSTANPYLARALPHGDHGNTRRVGFSAGM from the coding sequence ATGAGCGGCGGTCATCACAACCGGAACTACGTGCTGCCCCTGACCGAGGCGATGGCGCGGCGCGTGGGGCGTGAGCCCGGCACCAATGTGACGGTGCGGATCCGCAGGCCCGAAGCCCTTCCGGTGGTCATCAGAACCTGGGAGCAAGAGGCTCAGATCCTCGCCGCCATCCGGGGCGTCCTGCCGCATGTGCCGGAATGTCTCGCCCGGCGCCGAGACTCGGCCGTGCACAGCTACGTGGAGGGCGTTCCGCTCTCCACGGTCTGCCCCAACGGCAAGCCGGTCGACGGACTGCTGATCAGCGCGCTGGCCGGGCTGCTCGCACAGATGTCGCAGGTGCGCAGGGAAGCGTTACCTCCGCTGCCCGACGGCTGGTCGCCCAATGACAAGGACAGCCAGGCCTTTCTGCAGACGTTGGCGCATCTCGCCGACCGTCAAATCCGCCGGCCCAATTGGACTGACTTCGGTGGGCTGTTTGCCGCGTTGGGAATCCCCGAGGACGCCCTGACCCAGTTGGCCGCGCGGGTCCCCCCGATGGCCCGTCGTCCGTACAGCCTCCTCCACGCCGACCTTCACCGGGACAACGTGATCGTCACCTACCGTGGAGAGCCGCCCCTGATCTGTGTGGACTGGGAGCTCGCGACATACGGCGACCCGCTGCACGACCTCGCCACCCACCTGGTCCGGATGCGGTATCCGGACTTCCAATGGGGCGAGGTGGTCGACGCGTGGGCGGATGCCATCCAGGACACCAGACCGGCGGCGGCGAACGGCCTGGCACGGGATCTGCGCCACTACGTGGCCTTCGAGCGCGCCCAGTCCGTTTATCCGGATGTGATGCGTGCGGCGAGATCCCTGGAGGACTCGCTCGACCAGAAGAGCCTGGACCAGGCAACCGCCTCGGTGAGCAGCGCCCTCAAGGCCGCGGCCGAGCCGCTCAGGCTCGCGCATGTGCCCGACGAGGCCGAGGTCGAGCGCGTCCTCATCCGGTGGCAGGCATCCCGGCACGATCGGCGGGCCGGCGTCAGCAGGTCGGTCACCACCCTGGCCTGGAAGCCCGATGAACGGCTTCCGGAACACCCGGACTTTCCCCGCTGGGCCGTGCGCCACGCCTTGATCGCCGAGGGGGCAGCGCCTGCCGGTCGGGTGTTCAAGGGAACCGCCCACCTCAACTCGGTGGTGCGCGTGCCGGACATCGCTTTTCCGGTGGTGGTGCGGCGCAAGGTGGCATCGGTCTGCCGCCGCGAACGTGGCTATCTGAGCGAGCACGCCGTCCTGAGGGCCATTGAGGAGTCCGGGGTCGCGGTGACGGCACCCAGGGTGCTCGCGCTGGGCGAGAGTCACACCAAGGACCCCTTTGCCATCCACACGTATGTCGGCCCGCAAGACGGGGTTCAGCCGCCGAACCACCCGGTGAACGGGCTGCTGCCCCACGAGGCGGACAAGCTGGTGGACCAGCTCTGCGCTCTGACCCTGGTGGACTACGCCTCGCTGGATCCGACAGCGCCGGACTGGTCCGGGAACAGGGACTTCTACGAGTGGTTGTGCAACCAACTGGTACTGCTGGTGGAGGGGTTGCCCAAGGAGTCGCAGCAGCTGGCCCGAGTGCTGGGCCTGCCCGGCGCGCGTCGTCTGAAGGAAATCCTGTTCCGGCACCGGGTGACCTCGCGCAAGCCCACGCTGCTGCACGGGGACCTGAACCCGTGGAATCTCGTGCGCCGCGACGACTCCCTCGCGCTGACCATCATCGACTGGGAGCTGGCGATGGTCGGCGACCCTCTGTACGACCTGGTCCGGCACATGCATCTCACTCCGACACGGCCCGAGATCCGCGATCGGATGTTCCGCCGTTGGGCGGCCAGCCTGCCCAATACGCACACCAAGAACTGGAAGCACGACTGGCTCGCCTACCGGTGGCTCGAGATCGTCCGTTCCTCATATGTCGACCTCGACCGCCTGGTCACAGGCGCCAGCCTCGACGCCCCCAACGTGCGCAGGGCCGTGGACTCGTACGCGATGACTCTGGAGGCGGCCAGAGCGGCACTCGGCCTTCCCGTCCGCTCGACGGCGAACCCCTATCTTGCCCGCGCATTGCCGCACGGCGACCATGGCAACACACGGCGGGTCGGATTCTCAGCAGGCATGTGA
- a CDS encoding HAD family hydrolase translates to MATATENLREVINRARFVLFDFDGPICRLFAGHAAEDVAKDLVEWLERQGLRGLLTEEERFHPDPMVVLHAVNRRHPHSDLVAELEARLTQQELKAVPSAMPTAFADPLIRTWSAVGARLAIATNNSARTAASYLESRGLAECFVPNIYGRTQELHHLKPHPHCLNRALNALGAAPSTALMIGDAPSDFEAAQRAGVPFLGYARNESKEKQLRKAGAQAVVGSLEPVLRELRGQA, encoded by the coding sequence GTGGCGACAGCGACAGAGAACCTACGGGAAGTGATCAACCGTGCCCGCTTCGTGCTCTTCGACTTCGACGGGCCGATCTGCCGGTTGTTCGCGGGGCATGCCGCGGAGGATGTGGCGAAGGATCTGGTGGAGTGGCTCGAACGGCAGGGGCTGCGGGGACTGTTGACCGAGGAGGAACGTTTCCACCCGGACCCGATGGTCGTCCTGCACGCGGTCAACCGGCGCCACCCGCACAGTGATCTGGTGGCCGAGCTCGAGGCGCGGCTCACCCAGCAGGAACTCAAGGCAGTGCCCTCGGCCATGCCCACGGCATTCGCCGATCCCCTGATACGCACCTGGAGCGCCGTCGGAGCCCGGCTGGCCATCGCGACCAACAACTCGGCCCGCACCGCGGCCAGTTACCTGGAGAGCCGTGGTCTCGCCGAGTGCTTCGTGCCCAACATCTACGGACGCACCCAGGAACTGCACCACCTCAAGCCGCACCCGCACTGCCTCAACCGCGCCCTCAACGCCCTGGGCGCCGCCCCGTCGACCGCGCTCATGATCGGGGATGCCCCCTCGGACTTCGAAGCCGCCCAGCGGGCCGGCGTTCCGTTTCTTGGCTACGCGCGTAACGAGAGCAAGGAGAAGCAGTTGCGGAAGGCCGGAGCGCAGGCGGTCGTGGGGTCACTCGAGCCGGTCCTGCGGGAGCTCCGGGGTCAGGCCTGA
- a CDS encoding GntR family transcriptional regulator — translation MDGQQIGDGGGKESLRVAGALLARISDGTYPLGALLPPQRELAKEFGVSRDTVQRALRELANGGWIMSRQGSGSRVSRVVEPQRAPTRAPSGAKPGWAVTLGPIIRQAFEQPEVTLDVYTLTSESLDMHIRVQEERIRTGEIAPRRISMRMLLPSEDLAVPYPRTKDDPDDPRLRDRLQSLTRRHTASVRRVLRALELEDLVPSVELEIRHVELTPTFKLYLLNGTDALQALYEPVERLIELEDGSEILAVDVLGFGATLTHYVKDDDPDSTGSVFVASSQAWFNSVWSLLAT, via the coding sequence GTGGACGGACAGCAGATCGGCGACGGCGGCGGCAAGGAGTCCCTGCGTGTCGCCGGCGCGCTGCTCGCCCGGATCAGCGACGGGACCTATCCATTGGGAGCCCTTCTACCGCCCCAGCGCGAGCTGGCGAAGGAGTTCGGGGTCTCCCGGGACACGGTGCAACGGGCGTTGAGGGAGCTGGCCAACGGCGGGTGGATCATGTCCCGCCAGGGCAGCGGGTCCCGGGTTTCCCGTGTGGTGGAACCGCAGCGTGCCCCGACCCGTGCGCCGAGTGGCGCGAAGCCGGGTTGGGCCGTGACCCTGGGCCCGATCATCCGCCAGGCCTTCGAGCAGCCGGAAGTCACCCTCGACGTCTACACGCTGACATCCGAGTCCCTGGACATGCACATCCGGGTTCAGGAGGAGCGGATCCGCACAGGGGAGATCGCCCCTCGGCGCATCTCCATGCGCATGCTCCTGCCGTCCGAGGATCTGGCCGTGCCCTATCCGCGCACCAAGGACGATCCGGACGACCCACGGTTGAGAGACCGTCTCCAAAGCCTGACGCGCAGGCACACGGCATCCGTGCGACGCGTGCTGCGGGCCCTTGAACTCGAGGACCTGGTGCCCAGCGTCGAGCTGGAGATCCGCCACGTGGAGCTGACTCCGACGTTCAAGCTGTACCTCCTCAACGGGACCGACGCACTGCAGGCCCTCTATGAGCCGGTCGAACGCCTGATTGAGCTGGAGGACGGCAGCGAGATCCTCGCGGTCGACGTACTGGGCTTCGGCGCCACCCTCACGCACTACGTCAAGGACGACGACCCGGACTCCACCGGATCAGTTTTCGTCGCCAGTAGTCAGGCGTGGTTCAACTCCGTATGGAGTCTGCTCGCGACCTGA
- a CDS encoding GntR family transcriptional regulator has product MVVTQENVAVNGSRRTSPQEIADILRERIRVGDLKAGDRLPTQAELAEEFGVERGTVRQALRALQDAGLLSNVSKGSPPRIADVPAARDEPQPTMVGLAPRLTEAFSVPRVRVDAACLTAETLMVALGEPVRLIHEGRIRPESIDVRILLPSRDITLAFPVPVEGRGEDDPVHKRWLDQRNAQGHVLRHNLQSLRSSHGIDVRVTFRALPFTPPVKLYLLNESEALIAYYMITRREETVDSGVLEMYDTLGSASLLFSFEKRAGQRDAAFVEESQKWFDALWETITTDLTLS; this is encoded by the coding sequence TTGGTCGTGACCCAGGAGAACGTCGCAGTGAACGGCAGCAGAAGGACCTCGCCCCAGGAGATCGCCGACATCCTGCGGGAACGCATCCGCGTCGGTGACCTCAAGGCGGGCGACCGCCTGCCCACCCAGGCCGAGTTGGCAGAGGAATTCGGTGTCGAGCGCGGCACCGTCCGTCAAGCCCTCCGGGCACTCCAGGACGCCGGTCTGCTCAGCAACGTCAGCAAGGGCAGCCCGCCGAGGATCGCCGACGTTCCCGCCGCGCGGGACGAACCCCAGCCGACGATGGTGGGGCTGGCGCCTCGCCTCACCGAGGCATTCTCCGTACCGCGCGTCCGCGTGGACGCCGCCTGCCTCACCGCGGAGACATTGATGGTGGCCCTCGGGGAGCCTGTCCGCCTGATCCACGAGGGCAGGATCCGTCCGGAGTCGATCGACGTACGGATTCTGCTGCCCTCCCGGGACATCACCCTGGCGTTCCCCGTCCCGGTGGAGGGGCGCGGAGAGGACGACCCCGTCCACAAACGCTGGCTGGACCAGCGCAACGCCCAGGGTCACGTCCTGCGCCACAACCTCCAGTCCCTGCGCTCCTCCCACGGCATCGACGTCCGGGTGACCTTCCGCGCGCTGCCGTTCACCCCACCGGTGAAGCTGTACCTGCTCAACGAGTCGGAGGCGCTGATCGCGTACTACATGATCACCAGGCGTGAGGAGACCGTGGACAGCGGAGTCCTGGAGATGTACGACACCCTCGGCTCGGCGTCCCTCCTCTTCTCCTTCGAGAAGCGGGCCGGCCAACGGGACGCCGCCTTTGTGGAGGAATCCCAGAAGTGGTTCGACGCCCTCTGGGAAACCATCACCACTGACCTGACACTCTCCTAG